The Candida albicans SC5314 chromosome 5, complete sequence genome includes a region encoding these proteins:
- a CDS encoding uncharacterized protein (Ortholog of Candida albicans WO-1 : CAWG_04810) produces the protein MYKDDLSNSLKMILYRTLIDFPKDDVHIFALMSTGFVMNSVVGKLDSSLTSKLPNYGKKFDKQSYWIVEKPNRKPDDPVLIYLHGGGYFLGIVPQQIESMVTTYYLLDASKRENLSILVLDYNLTCQGYPIPHQLSQLVETYSNLVKNGAENLLLMGDSAGGNLAVTFTQYLRLSNSVNLPYPKSCVLISPWVKLIAETYQNTPGHSYYNYSKVDMLHFDTFSSADLYKHILGDTKLNSLTVSPGNCPYDPKDWDDISTYKQPGHSVFVLAGEHETFRDDILEWSKCVLDYPIDKLDFKDSNGEFDPKAHRYIRNDANSAYVDITIVPWGPHDYLYFDHSLIGKLKSEPTLKLNSINKRKYFATISVVNFLNTVLPGKN, from the coding sequence CGAAGGATGATGTTCATATTTTCGCATTAATGTCTACTGGATTTGTTATGAATAGCGTAGTTGGTAAATTAGATTCTTCGTTAACTTCGAAATTACCAAATTATGGTAAGAAATTTGATAAGCAAAGTTATTGGATTGTTGAGAAACCAAACAGGAAACCCGATGATCCggtattgatttatttacaTGGTGGTGGCTATTTTCTTGGTATTGTTCctcaacaaattgaatcgATGGTGACAACATATTATCTATTGGATGCTTCCAAACGTGAAAATTTATCCATTTTAGTATTGGATTATAATTTGACTTGTCAAGGTTATCCAATTCCCCACCAGTTATCTCAATTAGTTGAAACGTATTCCAATTTGGTTAAAAATGGAGCTGAGAATCTTTTATTAATGGGTGACTCTGCTGGTGGTAATTTAGCTGTAACTTTCACTCAATATTTAAGATTATCCAATAGCGTTAATTTGCCGTATCCTAAAAGTTGTGTTTTAATTAGTCCTTGGGTTAAATTGATTGCAGAAACTTATCAAAATACACCAGGACATtcatattataattattcaaaagTTGATATGCTTCACTTTGATACATTTTCAAGTGCTGATTTATACAAACATATTCTTGGTGATACAAAACTCAATTCTTTAACGGTATCTCCTGGGAATTGTCCATATGATCCAAAAGATTGGGATGATATTTCAACTTATAAGCAACCAGGTCATTCTGTATTTGTACTTGCTGGAGAACATGAAACTTTCCGTGACGATATTTTGGAATGGAGTAAATGTGTTTTGGATTATCCTATTGATAAGTTGGATTTCAAAGACTCTAATGGTGAATTTGATCCCAAAGCTCATAGATATATTAGAAACGATGCAAATTCAGCTTATGTTGATATTACCATTGTTCCTTGGGGCCCTCATGATTACTTATATTTTGATCATTCATTGATTGGCAAATTGAAGCTGGAACCTACGTTGAAActcaattcaatcaataagAGGAAATATTTTGCTACTATAAGTGTAGTCAATTTCCTCAACACTGTGTTACCAGGAAAAAACTAA